One window of Bacteroidales bacterium genomic DNA carries:
- the rpsD gene encoding 30S ribosomal protein S4: MARYIGPKTKISRKFGEQLFGSDKNFEKKNYPPGQHGLNKKRKKPTEYGIQLAEKQKAKYTYGILERQFRNTFEKASRKKAGITGEVLLQLIETRLDNVVFRLGIAPTRAAARQLVSHRHITVNGEVVNVPSYAVKPGFVVGVRERSKTLEVITDSLASRRSLLPWLEWDQDKVAGKVLNYPQRDEIPENINEQVIVELYSK; the protein is encoded by the coding sequence ATGGCAAGATACATTGGGCCAAAAACAAAGATTTCAAGAAAATTTGGAGAACAGCTCTTCGGATCAGATAAGAATTTTGAAAAAAAGAACTATCCACCGGGACAGCATGGTTTGAACAAAAAACGCAAAAAACCTACTGAGTACGGTATTCAGTTAGCCGAAAAGCAAAAAGCCAAATATACTTACGGTATCCTGGAGCGTCAGTTCCGTAATACATTCGAAAAGGCCAGCCGCAAGAAAGCAGGTATCACAGGGGAAGTGTTGCTGCAACTTATCGAGACCCGTCTTGACAATGTTGTTTTCCGCCTTGGAATAGCTCCAACCCGTGCTGCTGCGCGTCAACTCGTGTCACATCGTCACATCACAGTTAACGGCGAGGTAGTCAACGTACCATCTTATGCAGTAAAACCCGGGTTTGTGGTTGGTGTTCGCGAAAGGTCAAAAACACTCGAAGTGATTACCGATTCCCTGGCATCGCGTCGTTCGCTTTTGCCCTGGCTTGAATGGGATCAGGACAAAGTGGCCGGTAAAGTACTTAACTACCCGCAAAGGGACGAAATACCAGAAAACATCAACGAACAGGTGATCGTTGAGCTTTATTCAAAATAA
- the rplQ gene encoding 50S ribosomal protein L17: MRHLKSFNHLGRTSTHRKAMLSNMATSLILHKRITTTVAKAKALRGYVEPLITKSKQDTTHSRRIVFSYLQSKEAVTELFREVSPKIADRPGGYTRIIKTGNRLGDNADMCLIELVDFNKVYVSGDSAAAEKAAGRRRRRGSGKTKKEVAAVPVVEEAKAAQPEIVEEVQPVEDIVADTSPAEVEPAETPVAETIANAVEETEKAQPESEPEEKKPE, from the coding sequence ATGAGACACCTAAAAAGTTTTAATCATTTAGGCAGGACAAGTACACACCGTAAAGCGATGCTTTCGAATATGGCCACATCGCTCATCCTGCACAAGCGAATAACGACAACTGTGGCCAAAGCAAAAGCGCTCAGGGGCTATGTTGAACCGCTTATCACAAAATCAAAGCAAGATACAACACATTCGCGCAGGATAGTATTCAGCTATTTACAGAGCAAGGAAGCAGTAACTGAGCTTTTCAGGGAAGTTTCGCCGAAAATTGCTGATCGTCCGGGGGGATATACCCGAATTATCAAAACCGGCAACAGGCTTGGTGATAATGCAGATATGTGCCTGATCGAACTTGTTGACTTTAACAAGGTTTATGTTTCGGGCGATTCCGCTGCTGCTGAAAAAGCTGCAGGTCGTCGCAGAAGAAGAGGTTCAGGTAAAACTAAAAAAGAAGTTGCAGCTGTACCGGTAGTTGAAGAAGCTAAGGCGGCTCAACCTGAAATAGTTGAAGAAGTTCAGCCAGTTGAAGATATCGTTGCTGACACTTCGCCAGCTGAAGTTGAACCTGCTGAAACACCTGTTGCTGAAACAATTGCCAATGCAGTAGAAGAAACTGAAAAGGCACAACCTGAAAGCGAACCAGAAGAAAAGAAACCTGAATAG
- a CDS encoding IS1634 family transposase: MYFRVSLRHNPVTGKHSGYYRLVESYRNTLGRVCHRTILSVGFLDGLRTDELNRIQKGLNERVQGLGNELFAHDCDPRIQAYVDDIYEQIVAKQRLDIHRKPSQTKDWQTIDMNSVRNKNVREVGAEWLCYQAIRQLGIDTFLENRDWDDDDVSLAMTHLISRAVYPASELKTSRWIKENSAVCELTGFEINRITKDALYRISHKLFAEKEALEKHLSCRTNELFDLQDKIMLFDLTNTYFEGEKLHSSLARYGRSKEKRNDAKLVVLALVINPEGFIKYSTLFQGNKSDSTTLPHIIEKLRKATSTGAGKALVVIDAGIATQDNLKLISEKGYDYLCVSRSTLKEYTVNSANNQVVIHDKKHRTIELCHVQANESTDYFLRVKSQGKEHKERSMNSLFKDRFEEGLQSIQNSLSKKGGVKKLEKVHERIGRLKQKYPSIHRYYQIDITSNEKNIVTSISWELKPITDPDHTSGIYFLRTSILPENEIIVWTFYNIIREVENTFRTLKTDIDLRPIFHQNDDATMAHLHLGLLAYWLVNTIRHQLKKADIRSGWSEIVRIMNTQKCLTTIAQNKHDEIINIRRCSEPEEKVKLIYTALKYKHAPFTRKKSVVLKPTPKKILSPQNKSIIRI, translated from the coding sequence ATGTATTTCAGGGTAAGTTTACGTCATAATCCGGTTACCGGAAAACATTCGGGCTATTACCGTTTGGTTGAAAGCTACCGCAATACATTGGGGCGTGTTTGTCATCGCACCATTTTGAGTGTTGGTTTTCTGGATGGGCTTAGGACTGATGAGCTGAACCGGATCCAGAAAGGGTTAAACGAACGGGTTCAGGGACTTGGGAATGAACTATTTGCTCATGACTGTGATCCCAGGATACAGGCCTATGTTGATGACATTTACGAGCAAATTGTTGCAAAACAGCGACTTGACATTCACCGCAAGCCATCTCAGACAAAAGACTGGCAGACCATAGACATGAACTCTGTACGTAACAAAAATGTGCGTGAAGTGGGAGCAGAATGGTTGTGCTATCAGGCCATCAGGCAATTGGGCATTGACACTTTCCTGGAAAACCGGGATTGGGACGATGATGATGTTTCGCTGGCCATGACCCATTTGATCAGCCGGGCAGTATATCCGGCATCAGAGCTAAAGACCAGCCGGTGGATCAAAGAAAATTCTGCCGTTTGCGAGCTAACCGGTTTTGAAATCAACCGCATCACCAAGGACGCTCTTTATCGCATTAGCCATAAGCTCTTTGCCGAGAAAGAAGCCCTGGAGAAGCACCTCTCGTGTCGTACCAACGAGCTGTTTGATTTGCAGGACAAGATCATGCTGTTCGATCTGACCAATACCTATTTCGAAGGCGAAAAGCTTCACAGCAGTTTGGCGCGTTATGGCCGGAGTAAAGAAAAACGAAACGATGCAAAACTGGTTGTACTGGCCTTGGTGATCAATCCCGAGGGGTTCATCAAGTATTCCACCCTTTTTCAGGGTAATAAATCCGATAGTACCACTCTGCCGCACATCATCGAAAAATTACGCAAGGCAACATCAACAGGCGCAGGCAAAGCCCTTGTGGTGATTGATGCCGGTATAGCTACCCAGGACAACCTCAAACTGATCAGTGAAAAAGGGTACGATTACCTGTGCGTATCACGTTCGACACTGAAGGAATATACAGTGAATTCGGCAAATAACCAGGTAGTCATACACGATAAAAAGCATCGTACCATTGAACTTTGCCATGTGCAGGCCAATGAAAGCACCGACTATTTTCTTCGGGTAAAAAGTCAAGGTAAAGAACACAAGGAACGCTCGATGAACAGCCTGTTCAAAGACCGTTTTGAAGAGGGATTGCAAAGCATACAAAACAGTTTATCCAAAAAAGGTGGGGTAAAAAAGCTCGAAAAAGTGCATGAACGCATCGGAAGACTCAAACAAAAATACCCCTCCATCCATCGCTATTACCAGATCGACATCACAAGCAACGAAAAAAACATCGTCACATCCATCTCATGGGAACTCAAACCAATTACCGATCCCGATCACACCAGTGGCATCTATTTCCTGCGCACCTCAATTTTACCCGAAAACGAAATCATCGTCTGGACGTTCTACAACATCATCCGAGAGGTTGAAAACACCTTTCGCACACTTAAAACCGATATAGACCTGCGTCCGATCTTTCATCAAAATGACGACGCCACCATGGCACACCTCCATCTGGGACTGCTGGCCTACTGGCTGGTCAACACCATACGTCATCAGCTTAAGAAAGCGGACATCCGTTCGGGTTGGAGCGAGATCGTGCGCATCATGAACACCCAGAAATGTCTAACCACCATCGCTCAAAACAAACATGACGAAATCATCAATATACGCCGTTGTTCCGAACCCGAAGAGAAAGTAAAGCTGATATACACTGCCCTCAAATACAAACATGCCCCCTTCACCCGCAAAAAATCTGTAGTGCTCAAACCAACACCAAAAAAAATCCTATCCCCTCAAAACAAGTCAATTATCAGAATTTAG
- the rpsE gene encoding 30S ribosomal protein S5 has product MANVNVKRVKSSEIEFKDKLVHIQRVTKVTKGGRTFSFSAIVVVGNEQGVVGYGLGKAKEVTAAIAKGIDDAKKNLISVPILNGTLPHEGMGKYSGAKIFMKPAAAGTGVIAGGAMRAVLESVGVKDVLAKSKGSSNPHSVVKATIDALMKMRDPYTVAQVRGVSLEKVFNG; this is encoded by the coding sequence ATGGCAAACGTAAACGTAAAGAGAGTAAAATCAAGCGAAATCGAATTTAAAGACAAGCTTGTTCATATCCAGAGAGTTACAAAAGTAACCAAAGGAGGTAGAACATTCAGTTTTTCTGCAATCGTAGTTGTTGGAAATGAGCAGGGCGTAGTTGGTTATGGCTTAGGAAAAGCTAAAGAGGTTACTGCTGCTATTGCCAAAGGAATTGATGATGCAAAAAAGAACCTGATCAGTGTACCCATCCTCAATGGGACTTTGCCACACGAAGGAATGGGAAAATACAGCGGAGCGAAGATATTTATGAAGCCAGCTGCGGCAGGAACCGGGGTAATTGCCGGAGGAGCCATGAGGGCCGTTCTGGAAAGTGTCGGTGTAAAAGACGTGCTGGCCAAGTCTAAAGGTTCGTCTAACCCGCATAGCGTTGTCAAAGCTACGATAGACGCTTTGATGAAAATGCGCGATCCATACACCGTTGCGCAGGTAAGGGGTGTAAGTCTTGAAAAAGTATTTAACGGTTAA
- the rpmD gene encoding 50S ribosomal protein L30, translating into MSKIRVKLVRSGIGRPSKQKLTLQALGLTKLNKVVEHEATPQILGMVDKVKHLLVVENV; encoded by the coding sequence ATGAGCAAGATCAGAGTAAAATTGGTGAGAAGCGGCATCGGTCGCCCGTCGAAGCAAAAACTAACCTTGCAGGCACTTGGTCTGACCAAACTGAATAAGGTAGTTGAGCACGAAGCAACCCCCCAGATACTGGGTATGGTTGATAAAGTAAAACATTTACTTGTAGTTGAAAACGTATAA
- the secY gene encoding preprotein translocase subunit SecY, with product MKKFIETIQNIYKIEDLRTRIAYTLGIILLYRLGSFIVLPGVDPAMLSSLQQQASSGLLGLLNMFSGGAFSNASIFALGIMPYISASIVVQLLGMAIPYFQRLQKEGESGRRKINQITRYLTVIILIFQSPAYIANLVMQLPPEAIYPFDPATSSHSVFSFFGISSIIMLTAGSLFVMWLGERITDKGIGNGISIIIMIGIIARLPFSLFAEFVSRLEEQGGGLVIFIVEIIVLVGVILLTILLVQGTRRIPVQYAKRVVGNKQYGGVRQYIPLKVNAAGVMPIIFAQAIMFLPLTLAQYAQSDALTGFASVFTDFTGFWYNFTFFIMIVLFTYFYTAITVNPNQMADDMKKNGGFIPGIKPGRKTAEFIDNVMSRITLPGSLFLGLVAIMPAFVGLAGVSQQFAQFYGGTSLLILVGVVLDTLDQINSHLLMRHYDGLTKSGRIKGRSGM from the coding sequence ATGAAAAAATTTATAGAAACCATTCAGAATATTTATAAGATTGAGGACCTGAGAACCAGGATAGCCTATACCTTAGGTATTATCCTGTTGTATCGTTTAGGTTCTTTTATTGTGTTACCCGGTGTTGACCCGGCCATGCTTAGCTCTTTGCAGCAACAGGCATCCTCTGGTTTACTCGGATTGCTCAATATGTTTTCAGGAGGTGCATTTTCCAATGCTTCCATTTTTGCGCTTGGTATCATGCCCTACATTTCGGCATCCATCGTTGTGCAGTTGCTTGGAATGGCCATACCATATTTCCAGCGATTGCAGAAGGAAGGGGAGAGTGGCCGTCGGAAAATCAACCAGATCACAAGGTATTTGACAGTAATTATTCTTATTTTCCAGTCGCCGGCCTACATCGCTAACCTGGTAATGCAACTTCCACCGGAAGCCATTTATCCTTTTGATCCGGCAACTTCCTCGCATTCGGTCTTTTCATTCTTTGGCATTTCCTCAATCATTATGCTTACCGCAGGTTCATTGTTCGTAATGTGGCTGGGTGAGCGTATTACAGATAAAGGTATTGGTAATGGTATTTCAATCATCATTATGATCGGAATCATCGCAAGGTTACCATTCTCATTGTTTGCCGAATTTGTTTCAAGACTTGAGGAGCAGGGTGGTGGACTTGTAATTTTTATTGTTGAAATTATCGTTCTTGTCGGAGTGATCCTGTTGACTATTCTCCTGGTACAGGGGACCCGCCGAATCCCGGTGCAATATGCCAAGCGGGTGGTAGGTAATAAACAATATGGAGGAGTTCGTCAGTACATACCTTTGAAAGTGAATGCTGCCGGAGTAATGCCGATCATTTTTGCACAAGCAATTATGTTCCTGCCGCTCACGCTGGCCCAATATGCACAAAGTGATGCGCTGACCGGTTTTGCTTCAGTATTTACTGATTTCACCGGTTTCTGGTACAACTTCACTTTCTTTATCATGATTGTGTTGTTTACTTACTTCTATACTGCCATCACGGTTAATCCTAACCAAATGGCTGATGATATGAAAAAGAACGGTGGTTTTATCCCGGGTATCAAACCAGGAAGAAAAACTGCCGAATTTATTGATAATGTAATGTCGCGAATTACTTTACCGGGGTCATTATTCCTCGGACTGGTTGCCATTATGCCTGCATTTGTAGGTCTTGCCGGTGTCAGTCAGCAGTTTGCGCAATTCTACGGTGGTACCTCCCTTTTGATTCTGGTTGGGGTTGTACTCGATACATTAGACCAGATCAACAGTCATCTCTTAATGCGTCACTATGATGGATTGACCAAATCTGGAAGGATTAAGGGAAGATCAGGAATGTAA
- the rpmJ gene encoding 50S ribosomal protein L36, with translation MKVRASVKTRTPDCKIVRRKGRLYVINKKNPKYKQRQG, from the coding sequence ATGAAAGTAAGAGCATCAGTAAAAACGAGAACACCGGACTGCAAGATTGTCCGTCGTAAAGGGAGATTGTACGTGATTAACAAAAAGAATCCAAAGTACAAACAAAGACAAGGTTAA
- the rplR gene encoding 50S ribosomal protein L18, which produces MAIKDKKKYRRFRIKMRIRKGVFGTSQKPRMTVFRSNKEIYAQLIDDLNNKTLVSASSINKDFEKEKMTKIEQAKRVGTLVAKKATEAGIETVVFDRNGYLYHGRIKTLADAARAAGLKF; this is translated from the coding sequence ATGGCAATTAAAGACAAAAAGAAATACAGAAGATTTCGGATCAAAATGCGGATCAGAAAAGGTGTTTTTGGAACCTCCCAAAAGCCAAGAATGACCGTGTTCAGAAGCAACAAAGAGATTTATGCTCAGTTAATTGATGATCTGAATAACAAAACGTTGGTTTCTGCCTCTTCGATAAACAAAGATTTTGAGAAGGAAAAGATGACCAAGATCGAGCAGGCTAAACGGGTAGGAACCCTGGTTGCTAAAAAAGCCACAGAGGCCGGTATCGAAACCGTTGTTTTCGACAGGAATGGATATTTGTATCATGGCCGAATTAAAACTCTCGCTGATGCAGCAAGAGCCGCAGGTCTAAAATTTTAA
- the rpsK gene encoding 30S ribosomal protein S11: MAKTSKTSKTTKKRIVKVDTQGKAFINASFNNIIVTLANNDGQVISWSSAGKMGFRGSKKNTPYAAQTAAEDCSKVAYDLGLRKVKVFVKGPGAGRESAIRTIHSAGIEVLEINDITPLPHNGCRPPKRRRV; this comes from the coding sequence ATGGCAAAAACATCGAAAACAAGTAAAACCACGAAGAAACGGATTGTTAAAGTTGATACCCAGGGTAAAGCCTTCATCAACGCTTCCTTTAACAACATTATCGTAACCCTCGCCAACAACGACGGTCAGGTTATCTCGTGGTCATCAGCCGGAAAAATGGGATTCAGAGGCTCAAAGAAAAACACCCCATATGCTGCCCAAACCGCCGCCGAAGATTGCTCAAAGGTTGCATACGATCTGGGTTTACGTAAGGTGAAGGTGTTCGTTAAAGGACCTGGCGCCGGAAGAGAATCTGCGATCAGAACCATCCACTCTGCTGGTATTGAGGTGCTCGAAATTAACGACATCACCCCATTGCCACACAACGGATGCCGTCCGCCAAAACGCAGAAGGGTTTAA
- the rplO gene encoding 50S ribosomal protein L15: MDLSNLKPAEGSTKNRKRIGRGQGSGRGGTSTRGHKGARSRSGYKSKAGFEGGQMPLYRRIPKGGFKNINRVEYRGINLDALQKLVDEKNITVFDLDVLFNNGLAQKKDLIKVLGRGELKTTIEVKAHAFSKSAIKAIEDQGGVATKI; the protein is encoded by the coding sequence ATGGATTTATCAAATCTGAAACCAGCAGAAGGTTCAACAAAGAACAGAAAAAGAATAGGTCGCGGACAGGGATCGGGTAGGGGCGGAACCTCCACCAGAGGTCACAAGGGCGCCAGATCAAGATCAGGCTATAAATCTAAAGCCGGTTTTGAAGGTGGACAGATGCCATTGTATCGTCGTATTCCCAAAGGCGGCTTCAAAAATATTAACCGTGTAGAATATCGTGGTATCAACCTCGATGCACTTCAAAAGCTTGTTGACGAGAAAAACATCACCGTTTTCGACCTCGATGTGTTATTCAACAATGGCCTCGCCCAAAAGAAAGACCTGATCAAGGTGTTGGGAAGAGGCGAGTTGAAAACCACCATCGAAGTGAAAGCGCATGCTTTTTCAAAATCAGCAATTAAAGCAATAGAGGACCAGGGAGGTGTTGCAACAAAAATCTAA
- the eno gene encoding phosphopyruvate hydratase: MSTIVNIHARQILDSRGNPTIEVEVLTENGVVGRAAIPSGASTGIHEAVELRDGEKDRYLGKGVLKAINNVNTVLNEELHGFYVFDQIEIDQKMNELDGTPNKANLGANAILGVSLACAHAAATESGQTLYRYIGGVGANTLPIPMMNILNGGSHADNSIDFQEFMIMPVGAPTFAEALRMGAEVFHNLKSVLKNSGYSTNVGDEGGFAPNLKSNEEAITVILKAIEKAGYKPGVDIYLALDPAASEFFITEENVYHLKWSTGDKLTPAQMVDYWKAWADKYPIISIEDGMAEDDWDGWKLMTEKMGSKIQLVGDDLFVTNTERLKMGIDKGIANSILVKVNQIGTLTETINAVNMAYRNAYTAVISHRSGETEDTTIADLAVALNTGLIKTGSASRSDRIAKYNQLLRIEEQLGTAAYYPGKNFKYAR, translated from the coding sequence ATGAGTACAATCGTAAATATTCATGCAAGACAAATCCTCGACTCAAGAGGTAACCCGACCATTGAAGTTGAAGTTTTAACCGAAAATGGCGTGGTTGGACGCGCTGCAATACCCTCCGGTGCATCTACTGGTATCCACGAAGCTGTTGAACTTCGCGATGGTGAGAAAGACCGCTATTTGGGAAAAGGTGTTCTGAAAGCTATAAACAATGTGAATACCGTTCTGAATGAAGAGTTGCATGGGTTCTATGTCTTCGATCAGATAGAGATTGATCAGAAGATGAACGAACTGGATGGAACACCAAACAAAGCCAACCTTGGCGCCAATGCCATTCTTGGCGTATCGCTTGCCTGTGCTCATGCCGCTGCAACCGAGTCCGGTCAAACCCTTTACCGTTACATCGGTGGCGTAGGAGCCAACACGCTTCCGATCCCTATGATGAACATTCTCAATGGCGGCTCACATGCCGACAACAGCATCGACTTCCAGGAATTCATGATCATGCCGGTTGGTGCACCCACATTTGCTGAAGCTCTCCGTATGGGCGCTGAAGTATTTCACAACCTGAAAAGTGTTTTAAAAAATAGTGGTTATTCGACTAACGTTGGCGATGAAGGCGGTTTTGCTCCAAATCTCAAGTCCAATGAGGAGGCCATTACAGTAATTCTGAAGGCGATAGAAAAAGCAGGCTATAAACCCGGCGTTGATATTTACCTCGCCTTAGACCCTGCAGCCTCTGAGTTTTTCATTACCGAAGAAAATGTTTACCACCTCAAATGGTCAACCGGCGATAAATTAACCCCTGCGCAAATGGTAGATTACTGGAAAGCCTGGGCTGACAAGTACCCGATCATTTCCATCGAAGATGGCATGGCCGAGGATGATTGGGACGGCTGGAAACTGATGACAGAAAAAATGGGAAGTAAAATCCAGCTGGTTGGCGATGATCTTTTTGTTACCAACACCGAAAGACTGAAAATGGGCATTGACAAAGGAATTGCCAACTCAATTCTTGTTAAGGTAAACCAGATTGGAACACTCACCGAAACCATTAATGCCGTGAACATGGCCTACCGCAATGCTTACACAGCAGTAATCAGTCACCGTTCGGGCGAAACCGAAGATACAACCATTGCTGATCTTGCAGTGGCTTTGAACACCGGATTGATCAAAACCGGATCAGCCAGCCGTTCCGACAGGATTGCAAAGTACAACCAACTCCTTCGCATTGAAGAGCAACTTGGAACCGCCGCTTACTATCCCGGCAAAAATTTCAAGTACGCCAGATAA
- the map gene encoding type I methionyl aminopeptidase: protein MIHLKTEEEIELIRESSLLVGKTLAEVARFIAPGVTTGKLDKIAEEFIRDHHGEPGFKGYHGFPATLCTSVNEVVVHGIPGGYVLKEGDIISIDCGVKKNGFFGDSAYTFAVGEVDNEILLLMHRTKESLYLAIESAIAGNRIGDIGYAVQHHVESFGYTVVRDLVGHGLGRALHEKPEVPNYGRRGNGKELKVGMVLAIEPMINLGVKNVYQDKDGWTIRTSDHKPSAHYEHDVVIRRGKAEILSTFDFIEEVLKSKNN from the coding sequence ATGATTCATTTGAAGACCGAAGAAGAGATAGAATTAATACGCGAAAGTTCTTTACTTGTTGGTAAAACGCTTGCTGAAGTTGCCAGGTTTATTGCACCCGGAGTAACTACCGGAAAGTTGGATAAGATTGCAGAAGAGTTTATTCGTGACCATCATGGAGAACCTGGTTTTAAAGGTTATCATGGATTTCCGGCAACACTCTGCACCTCTGTAAACGAAGTGGTAGTGCATGGTATTCCGGGAGGATACGTGCTAAAAGAGGGTGACATTATCTCAATTGATTGTGGAGTGAAAAAAAACGGATTTTTTGGCGACTCTGCCTATACATTTGCCGTTGGTGAAGTTGATAATGAGATTTTGTTGCTCATGCATCGAACAAAGGAGTCACTCTACCTTGCTATCGAATCAGCAATTGCAGGTAACAGGATTGGCGACATCGGATACGCAGTGCAGCATCACGTCGAAAGTTTTGGCTACACAGTGGTTCGTGATTTAGTTGGACACGGCCTTGGCAGGGCACTTCATGAGAAACCTGAAGTTCCAAACTATGGACGACGTGGTAACGGCAAGGAATTAAAGGTCGGAATGGTGCTTGCAATCGAACCGATGATCAACCTGGGAGTAAAAAATGTTTACCAGGATAAGGATGGATGGACGATCAGGACTTCAGACCATAAGCCTTCTGCGCATTACGAACATGATGTGGTGATTCGCAGAGGCAAAGCGGAGATTTTATCAACATTTGATTTTATTGAAGAAGTTTTAAAGAGTAAAAATAATTAG
- a CDS encoding DNA-directed RNA polymerase subunit alpha, giving the protein MAILAFQKPEKVIMLEANDYKGKFEFRPLEPGFGITIGNALRRILLSSLEGFAITSIKIEGVDQEFSTIKGVVEDVVEIILNLKQIRFKRLVEQESSETVKIVIKEQEVFKAGDINKYLSVFQVLNPNLVICNLEPSVKLTMEMTINKGRGYVPADENKDPNAPIGTIAVDSIHTPIVNVKYEVEDFRVEQKTDYEKLIFEITTDGSIQPKDALKDAAKILIHHFMLFSDEKIAVEKEEKNVTEEFDENSLHIRQLLKTKLVDLDLSVRALNCLKAADVETMGDLVTFNKNDLLKFRNFGKKSLTELEELVRNKNLEFGMNVSKYKLDKE; this is encoded by the coding sequence ATGGCAATTTTAGCATTTCAAAAACCTGAAAAAGTAATCATGCTCGAGGCAAATGATTACAAAGGTAAATTTGAATTTCGTCCTTTGGAACCCGGTTTTGGAATTACCATCGGTAATGCCCTTCGCAGGATTTTGCTCTCTTCTCTCGAAGGTTTTGCGATTACCAGTATCAAGATCGAAGGCGTTGACCAGGAATTTTCTACGATCAAAGGCGTTGTAGAGGATGTGGTTGAGATTATTCTCAACCTCAAACAAATCCGCTTCAAACGTTTGGTTGAACAGGAAAGTTCTGAAACCGTCAAGATTGTGATCAAAGAACAGGAAGTGTTCAAAGCTGGTGATATCAATAAGTATTTATCCGTTTTTCAGGTACTTAATCCCAATTTGGTGATTTGTAATCTGGAGCCCTCTGTAAAGTTGACCATGGAAATGACAATAAACAAGGGCAGAGGGTACGTACCGGCTGATGAGAACAAAGACCCCAATGCACCCATCGGAACCATTGCCGTGGACTCGATTCATACTCCAATTGTCAATGTGAAGTATGAAGTTGAAGATTTCAGGGTTGAACAAAAAACTGACTACGAAAAGCTTATTTTCGAGATCACCACCGATGGATCCATTCAGCCGAAAGATGCGCTGAAAGATGCTGCCAAGATTTTAATACACCACTTCATGCTTTTCTCTGACGAAAAGATAGCTGTGGAAAAAGAAGAAAAGAACGTTACTGAAGAATTTGACGAAAATTCGCTCCATATCCGTCAGTTGCTCAAAACCAAGCTGGTTGATCTTGACCTTTCGGTCAGGGCACTCAATTGCCTGAAAGCAGCAGATGTTGAAACTATGGGTGATCTGGTAACCTTTAACAAAAATGATTTACTGAAATTCAGGAATTTTGGGAAGAAATCGCTCACCGAATTGGAAGAGTTGGTTAGAAATAAAAATCTTGAATTTGGAATGAATGTTTCGAAGTATAAATTAGACAAGGAATAA
- the infA gene encoding translation initiation factor IF-1: MAKQALIEQDGTVIESLGNAMFRVELENGHVIIAHISGKMRMHYIKILPGDRVKIAMSPYDLSKGRITFRYK; the protein is encoded by the coding sequence ATGGCAAAGCAGGCATTAATAGAACAGGACGGAACAGTAATTGAATCGCTGGGAAATGCGATGTTCCGGGTCGAACTTGAGAACGGGCACGTGATCATTGCTCACATCTCCGGCAAGATGCGGATGCATTACATAAAAATTCTACCTGGCGACCGTGTGAAGATAGCCATGTCGCCTTATGATTTATCGAAAGGTCGTATTACATTCAGATACAAATAA
- the rpsM gene encoding 30S ribosomal protein S13: MARIAGIDLPKNKRGVIGLTYIHGIGRSLATEILGRASVDVNKKVQDWTDDEQNSIRALISDDYKVEGALRSETQTNIKRLMDIGCYRGIRHRLGLPLRGQSTKNNARTRKGRKKTVANKKKAPKG; the protein is encoded by the coding sequence ATGGCACGTATTGCAGGTATTGATTTACCAAAAAATAAGCGGGGCGTAATTGGTCTGACCTATATTCATGGTATCGGCAGAAGCCTGGCAACGGAAATCCTTGGCAGAGCAAGTGTTGATGTGAATAAAAAGGTACAGGATTGGACTGATGACGAACAAAACAGCATCAGAGCGCTCATCAGCGATGATTACAAAGTGGAAGGTGCACTGCGCTCCGAAACACAAACAAACATCAAGCGTTTGATGGACATTGGCTGTTACCGCGGTATCCGCCATCGTCTTGGCCTGCCACTCAGAGGACAGTCAACAAAAAACAATGCCCGTACCCGTAAAGGAAGGAAAAAAACCGTTGCAAACAAAAAGAAAGCACCAAAAGGCTAA